The sequence ATAACTGTTGTTATCTGTAGGAGAGCCTCCGTTTTTTTTGTAATCCGGAGTTTTATCTCTTCTTTCGATAGTATTGGTTTTATTATTTAAAGTTCCGTCAAAAAATATCCCAAGAGTAATGTCTAAAACTTCCTCTTTGGATATTTCCGGGGTGTAGTCTCCAAATTTGTTATTATGCATTGTTCTTTTTGTCTTAATTAATAAACATTGTAAGGAATAGATTATTCTATCTTACGGGAAAATCTCGTTTTTGCTTTCGTAATCGGCAGTTCTTCGTTATCGGTTTTTAATGATAAGATTGCGGCCGTATTATCGTCATTAACTTTTATCGTAAAATCTATGTTTTTTCTTTTCCTAGTTTTTGGAACAATCCAAAAATTTCTTTTTCGTCAAAAGAATCTATCCAGACAGCGTATCTGTTTTTATTTTGGTCTCTCCAATAGAAACCGCAGAATTTCGGAATCGCTCTTTTTTTGTAAGTATCTTTTGTCAGGCTTTCATTAAAAAGGTTTTCCTGCTCGCCATTATAATTCGTCATTCCAAAGTCAATCCATTCAGCTCCGTTTGGCAAAACAACAGATGGTTTCCAACTGTATCTTTCTCTGTAAGCATCATAAATTTCAGGTGAAGGATACCCTTGTTTTTCTATTTTTTCTCTGATTTCGGGTTTAAATGTTTTATAAGACGGATCTTTTAACATTCTTTCAGCAAAACCTTCTTTCAACATATATTTTGCATTGTCGTAGGCTTTTTCCTGAGTAATTAATGTATCATGAGCCTGAAAAACACCTACTTCTCTTTGATTTCCTGCACCATTAATCCATAAAACAACTCGTCCCTTCGGAGCAAGGCCTACAATAAAATTGGTATATGTTGTTTTTTGGCCATTATCCTGATCAGTAAATCCTTTTTCAAAAAGAGTTTTTATTTTTTCTTTGTCCAAATCCCATTTTCCGGTATAAAATTTATTTTCAACTAAAGAATACCATGTAAATTCCAGCTTACTTGGAATGTCCATTTTTTGGGTTTCTACACTCATCGTTCCGCCTTCATTTCCCCAACCCGTATTTTGAGTCCCCCAAATAGCATCAAAACCATAAGTGAAATTATCTGCTATAATTGCTCCTTTGTAAATTTCCATAGGATATTCCTCAGGCGCAGAGATGGTTCCTAACCAATTATATTTTTCGTCCATTTTTTTATTTTGACAACTTGCCACAGAGAAACTACAGAGAATAAAAAGAAGTAATATTTTCAACTTACTTATTCCCATGAGACATTATTTTTTTATTACTTGCCAAAACCAGATTGCCTTTTTTAGCCTCTGCATTGATTTTTTGCGCAATTTTTTCAGCCTTTTTCCCGACACTCAAATTATAAGTATCGTTCACTTTGATGATAATATTTTTTGCAGTTTTTCGAATGGCCATGATTAGAATAATTTTGATTTTTCTGCGCTGTTGAATTCAACAATCTTTCCGCTTTGCATTGTCATGTTTTCCAATTCGCTGAATATCGACATTTCACCGGCAATTTCGTTGGAAGTTTCAGACTGACGGAAAAATTCTTTTTCCACCATTTCAGTTCTGGTGTCTGAAGATTCACGAATATCTCCTGCTGCAGTTTGTACAATATCTGTTCCTGCCGTAGAAATAATATTGTCGTTTGCCGAACTTGTAATACTAGCTCCTGCATTTACTGATATTTCTTTACCGGCTGTAATATTGATGTTTTCACCTGCATTTAATGTGAAATTTTTCGGAGCATTCATTGAAATATTTCCCTTTCCATCCATGAAGTATGTATTTCCACTCGGATCGATGATGTTCACGCTTCCTTCTTCATCATTCATCAAAATTCTGATTCCGCTTCTCGTTTGAATTGATTTCAAATGATTGTTGATTCCGCCACCCAAACCAATTCCACCATGAAACATTCCGCCCATGACGAAAGGTCTATCGGGGTGATTGTGTACGAAATTCACCATTACCTGATCTCCAACTTCTGGAATCGCTACATATCCTCGGTTCTGGGTAATCTGGTCTGTTCCTCCCGCATCAGGACTCATCATTCTGATGAAATGAGTCGTGTCATTCGTCTGCCAGTCAAATCTTACCTGAACTCTTCCCTGTCCTTCCGGATCAGTGTTGGAAATTACTGTGGCAATCTGTGGCTCTGCTTTTGGTGTCGTGAACTCAGGTTTTGGCAAAAATCCTGTGTCTGATGCGATTCCATTAAAACTTCCGGTGTAATGACCAATCGTGTCAATTTCATGCGTCGTTTCTGTCACCATGATTCTTGTGAAATACGAAGTTTCATTCGTATCAGGTTTTCGCATTTCCACATCGACTGCGCAACCGGGATGTAGAAAAGGAACCGTCGTTGAACCTGAAATATTGAAAACATTGACCGCCTCACTTCCCGAAGTACTTTTTTGTGAATATTCTACATCCAAATGGGTTGTTGCTTTGATTGGAGCGACTCTTAATGACGGAGTTTTATAAATACTATCATTGTGCTGATAAGCAGTTTTTGCCAAATCTCCAACATGTTGAATCGGGGTTGCTCCTGATTTTAAAACTTCATTTTTATTGCTGTTGTAGCCGTAGAACTGAGGTTTTGTGTGAACCGCTTTCAGTTCAACTTTTATGTCATTAGCACTGCTTCCAT comes from Chryseobacterium sp. 3008163 and encodes:
- a CDS encoding DUF2931 family protein — encoded protein: MDEKYNWLGTISAPEEYPMEIYKGAIIADNFTYGFDAIWGTQNTGWGNEGGTMSVETQKMDIPSKLEFTWYSLVENKFYTGKWDLDKEKIKTLFEKGFTDQDNGQKTTYTNFIVGLAPKGRVVLWINGAGNQREVGVFQAHDTLITQEKAYDNAKYMLKEGFAERMLKDPSYKTFKPEIREKIEKQGYPSPEIYDAYRERYSWKPSVVLPNGAEWIDFGMTNYNGEQENLFNESLTKDTYKKRAIPKFCGFYWRDQNKNRYAVWIDSFDEKEIFGLFQKLGKEKT
- a CDS encoding type VI secretion system Vgr family protein — translated: MSSTPEQSSGNQFRPSQNAAGVSENHHTGINRLVKLSLVIEGKVIKYYKHFKLTQSAQKHHEFTLTLAHDTLGDRQTHTLEEANKFLGKRLTAVISYKDIDKSPERTFVGVITGVGFSQERMSLGNIVLSGYSPTILLDGAPHIQSFGGSQAVNMGIIAEEVIKQGLDKSRFDIRIDTNDYSQIIYSSQYDETHYNYLARMAEAYGEQFYYDGEVLHFGKLPPQNQPIKLTYGSSANDIKVELKAVHTKPQFYGYNSNKNEVLKSGATPIQHVGDLAKTAYQHNDSIYKTPSLRVAPIKATTHLDVEYSQKSTSGSEAVNVFNISGSTTVPFLHPGCAVDVEMRKPDTNETSYFTRIMVTETTHEIDTIGHYTGSFNGIASDTGFLPKPEFTTPKAEPQIATVISNTDPEGQGRVQVRFDWQTNDTTHFIRMMSPDAGGTDQITQNRGYVAIPEVGDQVMVNFVHNHPDRPFVMGGMFHGGIGLGGGINNHLKSIQTRSGIRILMNDEEGSVNIIDPSGNTYFMDGKGNISMNAPKNFTLNAGENINITAGKEISVNAGASITSSANDNIISTAGTDIVQTAAGDIRESSDTRTEMVEKEFFRQSETSNEIAGEMSIFSELENMTMQSGKIVEFNSAEKSKLF